A single genomic interval of Legionella israelensis harbors:
- a CDS encoding CvpA family protein, which produces MEWHWLDLVIIAVIALSVITGLFRGFVKEIIALCTWILAFWVAFTYSKDIEHMFPAFQDQTARAIVSFLVLFFAVLLLGGIFNALLSFVLRRTGLSGTDRILGMGFGFIRGVFIVALVILAIKMSSLPYQQYSQDSELFAKFEPVVNMLYRFMPDFIKKIKSLDEQGMGIELIADDVNTHSRDHRITDTVYTS; this is translated from the coding sequence ATGGAGTGGCACTGGCTTGATCTGGTAATTATAGCGGTGATTGCTTTATCAGTCATTACCGGTTTGTTCAGGGGATTTGTCAAAGAGATTATTGCACTTTGTACTTGGATATTAGCCTTTTGGGTTGCATTTACCTATTCAAAGGATATTGAGCATATGTTCCCTGCTTTTCAAGATCAAACAGCTCGTGCAATAGTCTCCTTTCTTGTTCTTTTTTTCGCGGTTTTGTTGCTGGGAGGAATTTTTAACGCTTTACTTAGCTTCGTCTTAAGAAGAACCGGTTTAAGTGGCACTGACAGAATTCTTGGTATGGGATTTGGATTTATAAGAGGTGTTTTTATCGTGGCTTTGGTTATCCTTGCTATTAAAATGAGCTCTCTTCCTTACCAGCAATACAGCCAGGACTCGGAGTTATTTGCAAAATTTGAACCAGTAGTGAACATGCTTTATCGATTCATGCCTGATTTTATTAAGAAAATTAAGTCTCTGGATGAGCAGGGTATGGGTATCGAACTAATAGCCGATGATGTGAATACTCATTCGCGTGATCATCGAATTACTGATACAGTTTATACTTCCTGA
- the nadD gene encoding nicotinate-nucleotide adenylyltransferase, translating into MIKKKRLSVAVFGGAFDPVHLGHLKTADFIQSNFNFDHFFFVPCKTTLLKDSAKASTAHRVNMLKLALDNYPDFTIDLREIRRETPSYMVDTLQSYRSEYPKASLSLILGEDAFHKLTQWHQWEKIIQLAHLIVINRPGYHLTNISHGLKQLLKQYETKEKDQILTSKSGLIFRLNAGNHDISSTEIRRTVKSDQTSSIEVTEKVYDYIRKYKLYQ; encoded by the coding sequence CATCTCGGTCATTTAAAGACAGCAGATTTTATTCAATCAAATTTTAATTTTGATCATTTTTTTTTCGTGCCCTGTAAGACAACTTTATTAAAAGATTCTGCGAAAGCAAGTACAGCACACAGAGTTAATATGCTTAAATTAGCTCTGGATAACTATCCTGATTTCACGATTGATTTACGTGAGATTCGACGGGAAACACCGTCTTACATGGTGGATACGCTTCAGAGTTACAGAAGTGAATATCCCAAAGCCTCTCTTAGCCTTATTCTCGGAGAAGATGCCTTTCATAAATTGACACAATGGCATCAATGGGAAAAAATAATTCAACTAGCCCATCTTATTGTTATTAATCGACCCGGCTATCATCTGACAAACATTTCACATGGGCTCAAACAACTGCTGAAACAATACGAAACCAAAGAAAAAGATCAGATTTTAACAAGTAAAAGCGGCTTGATATTTCGTCTAAATGCAGGTAACCATGATATTTCTTCTACCGAAATACGTCGCACTGTGAAAAGCGATCAGACCTCCTCTATTGAAGTGACTGAAAAAGTCTACGATTACATCAGGAAGTATAAACTGTATCAGTAA
- a CDS encoding SPOR domain-containing protein produces MKIEMDEKIKHRLIGLAVIISIAAIFAPAIIKKSSQRPDRNVTMNVKLPPKPLYPNVVIKSEKELFQKTKVAHVELAPIPEESQLPQLTKADLIEKNVFIKRASTPVELAKKTSARQNASIPVSKKAVESPDLKNKALAQKNNVSSPKKREAKGEYTVQLASFSKLSNAEHLLKHLESKGYRAKILRVKRKTGGFYFKVHVVGAGDKHEAEKLKQKLASTFQLNGFVIHTGVS; encoded by the coding sequence ATGAAAATTGAAATGGATGAAAAGATTAAGCATCGACTGATAGGTTTGGCAGTTATTATATCTATTGCTGCAATTTTTGCACCTGCTATCATTAAAAAATCCAGCCAGCGCCCTGATCGTAACGTGACTATGAATGTAAAACTCCCGCCAAAGCCATTGTATCCTAACGTAGTTATTAAATCGGAAAAAGAATTATTTCAAAAAACAAAGGTTGCTCATGTTGAATTAGCTCCCATTCCTGAAGAAAGTCAATTGCCTCAATTGACAAAAGCTGATCTCATTGAAAAGAATGTGTTCATTAAGCGGGCTTCTACTCCAGTAGAATTAGCCAAAAAAACATCTGCCAGACAAAATGCTTCTATTCCGGTTTCTAAGAAAGCCGTAGAATCACCTGATTTAAAAAATAAAGCGTTAGCGCAGAAAAATAACGTCTCCTCTCCCAAAAAAAGGGAAGCAAAAGGAGAATATACAGTACAATTGGCCTCATTTTCCAAGTTGTCTAATGCAGAGCATCTGTTGAAACATTTGGAAAGTAAAGGATATCGTGCAAAAATTCTCAGAGTGAAGCGTAAAACAGGCGGGTTTTATTTTAAAGTCCATGTAGTAGGAGCAGGGGACAAACATGAAGCTGAAAAATTAAAACAGAAACTCGCCAGTACATTTCAGTTAAACGGTTTTGTTATTCATACAGGAGTTAGTTAA